The following coding sequences lie in one Acidimicrobiales bacterium genomic window:
- the hflX gene encoding GTPase HflX, protein MALIDRSIREKIVLVGVQLPGESEESVESSLDELALLVDTAGADVLARTTQRRDAPDPAYYVGKGKVDELREISLEVDSDTVVFDDELTPAQQYNLEKVLGRTAIDRTAVILDIFAQNAHSQEGKAQVELAQLRYRLPRLRGRGSQLSQQGGGLLGNRGPGETQLEVDRRRLVRRIHKLEAELRTIAGHRATQRKARKRSKVPTVAVVGYTNAGKSTLLNRLTDAGVLVEDRLFATLDATTRRLELPGGRNVLLTDTVGFVQKLPHQLVEAFKSTLEVVAEADLLLHVVDASAFDPDAQIEAVRSVLVEIGAGDVPELLVWNKADRTPEAARRAGRSTGSVAVSALTGDGIDDLLAVLGDRLAGSTSTVELLVPFERGDVLAQVHREGEVVEERATEGGMAVRARLDETAVGHLTPYVVAP, encoded by the coding sequence ATGGCACTGATCGACCGGTCCATCCGGGAGAAGATCGTCCTCGTCGGTGTCCAGCTGCCCGGCGAGAGCGAGGAGTCCGTCGAGTCGTCGCTCGACGAGCTCGCGCTGCTCGTGGACACGGCGGGCGCCGACGTCCTGGCCCGCACCACCCAGCGCCGTGACGCCCCCGATCCGGCGTACTACGTGGGCAAGGGCAAGGTCGACGAGCTGCGGGAGATCTCCCTCGAGGTCGACTCGGACACCGTCGTGTTCGACGACGAGCTGACGCCGGCGCAGCAGTACAACCTCGAGAAGGTGCTCGGACGCACCGCCATCGATCGCACCGCGGTGATCCTCGACATCTTCGCCCAGAACGCCCACAGCCAGGAGGGCAAGGCCCAGGTCGAGCTGGCCCAGCTCCGCTACCGCCTGCCGCGGCTGCGGGGACGAGGCAGTCAGCTGAGCCAGCAGGGCGGTGGTCTGCTCGGCAACCGTGGCCCGGGCGAGACCCAGCTCGAGGTGGACCGACGCCGCCTCGTGCGGCGCATCCACAAGCTCGAGGCCGAGCTGCGCACGATCGCCGGGCACCGGGCCACCCAGCGCAAGGCCCGCAAGCGCTCGAAGGTGCCCACGGTCGCGGTCGTCGGGTACACGAACGCCGGCAAGTCCACGCTGCTCAACCGGCTCACCGACGCCGGGGTGCTGGTCGAGGACCGGCTCTTCGCCACCCTCGACGCCACCACCCGGCGCCTCGAGCTCCCCGGTGGCCGCAACGTGCTGCTCACCGACACCGTCGGGTTCGTGCAGAAGCTGCCCCACCAACTGGTCGAGGCCTTCAAATCCACCCTCGAGGTGGTGGCCGAGGCCGACCTCCTGCTCCACGTCGTGGACGCCTCGGCTTTCGACCCCGATGCTCAGATCGAGGCCGTGCGGTCGGTGCTCGTCGAGATCGGCGCCGGCGACGTGCCGGAGCTGCTCGTGTGGAACAAGGCCGACCGCACGCCCGAGGCCGCCCGTCGGGCGGGGCGCTCGACCGGATCGGTGGCGGTGTCCGCCCTGACGGGCGACGGCATCGACGACCTGCTCGCCGTGCTCGGCGATCGGCTCGCCGGATCGACGTCCACCGTCGAGCTGCTGGTGCCGTTCGAGCGGGGCGATGTCCTCGCACAGGTGCACCGCGAGGGCGAGGTGGTCGAGGAACGGGCCACCGAGGGCGGCATGGCCGTGCGCGCCCGGCTCGACGAGACCGCGGTGGGGCACCTCACCCCCTACGTTGTGGCTCCGTGA
- a CDS encoding aminotransferase class I/II-fold pyridoxal phosphate-dependent enzyme: MSEPTGFEPPPYPYDRLDDLKALADRHEGGCIDLSIGTPCDPPPAAVVEALATSGAERGYPASVGTPAFREAATGWMARRLGVSVAPEHVGACVGSKELVTGLPQWLHLRRPDLDTVLYPAISYPSYAMGATLAGCRAVAVPVDDQWRLDVSAIDPADAARALCLWSNTPGNPAGGLDDLAAIAAWGRAAGVPVFSDECYAEFTWDGAPRTILSEGLDGVVAVHSLSKRSNLAGARLGFYAGDPDLVHYLREVRKHAGFMPPGPVQAAGAVAYGDDAHVDEQRARYRRRLERTAEVLAAVGLDAPLPGGAFYLWVPAPDGDAWALAARLASDAGVLVSPGEFYGEAGAGHVRLAMVQPDEQIELMARRLGVA, translated from the coding sequence GTGAGTGAACCGACGGGTTTCGAGCCGCCGCCCTACCCCTACGACCGCCTCGACGACCTGAAGGCGCTGGCCGATCGCCACGAGGGCGGCTGCATCGACCTCTCCATCGGCACCCCGTGCGATCCGCCGCCGGCCGCGGTCGTGGAGGCACTCGCCACCTCGGGCGCCGAGCGCGGCTATCCCGCCTCGGTGGGCACTCCGGCCTTTCGTGAGGCGGCTACCGGGTGGATGGCGCGTCGTCTCGGCGTGAGCGTCGCTCCGGAGCACGTCGGCGCCTGCGTCGGTTCGAAGGAGCTGGTGACCGGCCTCCCACAGTGGCTGCATCTACGCCGTCCCGACCTCGACACGGTGCTGTACCCGGCCATCAGCTATCCCAGCTACGCCATGGGTGCCACGCTCGCAGGCTGTCGGGCCGTGGCCGTGCCCGTCGACGACCAGTGGCGCCTCGACGTGTCGGCCATCGACCCCGCCGACGCCGCCCGCGCCCTGTGCCTCTGGTCCAACACCCCGGGCAATCCCGCCGGCGGCCTCGACGACCTTGCCGCGATCGCCGCCTGGGGTCGTGCCGCGGGCGTCCCCGTGTTCAGTGACGAGTGCTATGCCGAGTTCACCTGGGACGGCGCGCCCCGGACCATCCTCAGCGAGGGTCTCGACGGGGTGGTGGCCGTGCACTCCCTGTCCAAGCGCTCCAACCTCGCCGGCGCCCGCCTGGGCTTCTACGCCGGTGACCCGGACCTCGTGCACTACCTGCGGGAGGTCCGCAAGCATGCCGGCTTCATGCCGCCCGGGCCGGTGCAGGCCGCCGGCGCGGTCGCCTACGGCGACGACGCCCATGTCGACGAGCAGCGCGCCCGCTACCGACGCCGGCTCGAACGGACCGCCGAGGTGCTGGCGGCCGTCGGCCTCGATGCCCCGCTGCCCGGGGGAGCGTTCTACCTGTGGGTCCCGGCCCCCGACGGTGACGCCTGGGCGCTGGCGGCCCGGCTGGCCTCCGACGCCGGCGTCCTGGTGAGCCCCGGCGAGTTCTACGGCGAGGCCGGTGCCGGACACGTCCGCCTGGCCATGGTCCAGCCCGACGAGCAGATCGAGTTGATGGCCCGGCGCCTCGGGGTGGCGTGA
- a CDS encoding 2,3,4,5-tetrahydropyridine-2,6-dicarboxylate N-succinyltransferase: protein MADLKDQIEDLFARRGDLDPRDGDARAVVDAAIDLLDKGEARVAEYGPDGEVVVHQWLKQAILLLFTLTQMETIELGPFEYADKIALKSDYQAQGVRVVPGASARVGSFLDRGVVMMPSYVNIGARVGANTMVDTWATVGSCAQIGANVHLSGGVGIGGVLEPPQASPVMVGDECLIGSRCIVADGARVGDGTVLGAGCVLTSSIPVIDAETGEEISRGVVPSWCVAVSATRPRSFAGGEFGLPCVLVIKRLAEGERHDKGKLNDVLRSHGLAT from the coding sequence ATGGCTGACCTGAAGGACCAGATCGAAGACCTCTTCGCCCGTCGCGGCGATCTCGACCCACGCGATGGCGACGCCCGCGCCGTCGTCGACGCCGCCATCGACCTGCTCGACAAGGGTGAGGCCCGGGTCGCCGAGTACGGGCCCGACGGCGAGGTCGTCGTCCACCAATGGCTCAAGCAGGCCATCCTCCTGCTCTTCACCCTGACCCAGATGGAGACCATCGAGCTCGGTCCCTTCGAGTACGCCGACAAGATCGCCCTCAAGAGCGACTACCAGGCGCAAGGGGTGCGGGTGGTCCCGGGCGCGTCCGCGCGGGTGGGGTCGTTCCTCGACCGCGGGGTCGTGATGATGCCGAGCTACGTGAACATCGGGGCCCGGGTGGGCGCCAACACCATGGTCGACACCTGGGCCACGGTCGGTTCGTGCGCCCAGATCGGCGCCAACGTGCACCTGTCCGGCGGCGTCGGCATCGGCGGGGTGCTCGAGCCGCCGCAGGCCTCTCCGGTCATGGTGGGCGACGAGTGCCTCATCGGCAGCCGCTGCATCGTCGCCGACGGCGCCCGCGTGGGCGACGGCACCGTCCTGGGCGCCGGCTGCGTCCTCACGAGCTCCATCCCGGTGATCGACGCCGAGACGGGCGAGGAGATCAGCCGGGGCGTCGTGCCGTCGTGGTGTGTCGCGGTCAGTGCCACCCGCCCCCGCAGCTTCGCCGGCGGCGAGTTCGGCCTCCCCTGCGTGCTGGTCATCAAGCGCCTGGCCGAGGGCGAGCGCCACGACAAGGGCAAGCTCAACGACGTGCTCCGCAGCCACGGCCTCGCCACGTGA
- a CDS encoding succinyl-diaminopimelate desuccinylase, which translates to MRKPTPPHDLLALTAELVDIPSESRDEAAITAHLETALRSLRHLQVDRVGDNLVARTQLGRPYRLVLAGHTDTVPAAGNERARIEGDTLWGLGASDMKGGLAVMLELARTMPAPAVDVTYVFYAREEIDSASSGLGELFATRPDLLAGDAAVLGEPTAAAIEAGCQGTMHLRVELAGQRSHSARPWMGRNAVHRLGALLALVESRPERRPVLAGCEYREALQAVHVEGGVARNVVPDHAVVVLNHRFAPDRTPDEAEASVRELLAPVLDDGDRFERLEVADGAPPGLDHPLLACLAGRHDLEIRAKLGWTDVARFAAAGIPAVNLGPGDSTFAHRADEHIERDYLDATWFVLADLLQSGV; encoded by the coding sequence ATGAGGAAGCCGACGCCTCCGCACGACCTGCTCGCCCTCACCGCCGAGCTGGTCGATATCCCGTCCGAGAGCCGTGACGAGGCCGCCATCACCGCCCACCTCGAGACGGCGCTGCGGTCGCTGCGTCACCTCCAGGTGGATCGGGTCGGCGACAACCTCGTGGCGCGGACACAGCTGGGCCGGCCCTACCGCCTCGTCCTGGCCGGCCACACCGACACGGTCCCCGCCGCGGGCAACGAGCGGGCCCGCATCGAAGGCGACACCCTCTGGGGGCTCGGGGCCTCCGACATGAAGGGCGGCCTCGCGGTGATGCTCGAACTGGCCCGTACCATGCCCGCCCCCGCGGTCGACGTGACCTACGTCTTCTACGCCCGGGAGGAGATCGACTCGGCGTCGAGTGGCCTGGGCGAGCTTTTCGCGACCCGCCCGGACCTGCTGGCCGGCGACGCCGCCGTCCTCGGCGAGCCCACCGCCGCGGCCATCGAGGCAGGCTGCCAGGGCACGATGCATCTGCGCGTCGAGCTGGCCGGCCAGCGGTCCCACAGCGCCCGGCCCTGGATGGGGCGCAACGCCGTGCACCGCCTGGGGGCCCTGCTGGCGCTGGTCGAATCCCGGCCCGAGCGGCGACCGGTGCTGGCCGGCTGTGAGTACCGCGAGGCCCTCCAGGCGGTCCACGTCGAGGGCGGAGTGGCCCGCAACGTCGTCCCCGACCATGCCGTGGTCGTCCTCAACCATCGCTTCGCCCCCGACCGCACCCCCGACGAGGCCGAGGCCTCCGTCCGTGAGCTGCTCGCGCCCGTGCTCGACGACGGCGACCGCTTCGAGCGCCTCGAGGTGGCCGACGGCGCCCCACCCGGCCTCGACCACCCCCTGCTCGCCTGCCTGGCCGGCCGCCACGACCTCGAGATTCGGGCCAAGCTCGGCTGGACCGACGTGGCCCGCTTCGCCGCCGCCGGCATCCCGGCGGTGAACCTCGGCCCCGGCGACTCGACCTTCGCCCACCGCGCCGACGAGCACATCGAACGCGACTACCTCGACGCCACCTGGTTCGTCCTCGCCGACCTACTTCAATCCGGCGTGTGA
- a CDS encoding peroxiredoxin, with amino-acid sequence MALAPGTAAPDFELPDQNGDKVRLSDFQGKQAVALVFYPFTFTGICEGELCRLRDDHSQYTDAGVAVLAVSCDSKNSQKVWAEQQGYTFPVLSDFWPHGAVAQAYGVFNEAVGCANRATFLIGQDGTIVDAFETDSLGTAREADRYTEALAKL; translated from the coding sequence ATGGCCCTCGCCCCCGGCACCGCCGCCCCCGACTTCGAACTGCCCGACCAGAACGGCGACAAGGTCAGGCTCTCCGACTTCCAGGGCAAGCAGGCCGTCGCCCTGGTCTTCTACCCGTTCACCTTCACCGGCATCTGCGAGGGCGAGCTCTGCCGCCTCCGCGACGATCACTCGCAGTACACCGACGCCGGCGTGGCCGTGCTCGCAGTGTCCTGCGACTCGAAGAACTCGCAGAAGGTCTGGGCCGAGCAGCAGGGCTACACCTTCCCGGTCCTCTCGGACTTCTGGCCCCACGGCGCCGTGGCCCAGGCCTACGGCGTGTTCAACGAGGCCGTGGGTTGCGCCAACCGCGCCACCTTCCTGATCGGCCAGGACGGCACCATCGTCGACGCCTTCGAGACCGACAGCCTGGGCACCGCCCGCGAGGCCGACCGCTACACCGAGGCCCTCGCCAAGCTGTAG